A genomic segment from Bradyrhizobium diazoefficiens USDA 110 encodes:
- a CDS encoding DUF2798 domain-containing protein, with the protein MIAVRKLPARYAPIVMPFVLSILMTAVVSVISTLRSLGATPAFLATWPGAWALSWLVAFPTLLMVLPLVRRIVACVVASPSQ; encoded by the coding sequence ATGATTGCGGTTCGCAAACTGCCGGCGCGCTATGCGCCGATCGTAATGCCCTTTGTGCTGTCCATCCTCATGACAGCCGTGGTGTCGGTCATTTCGACGCTTCGAAGCCTCGGCGCAACGCCGGCCTTCCTCGCGACCTGGCCGGGCGCCTGGGCGCTGTCATGGCTTGTCGCCTTTCCAACGCTGCTGATGGTACTGCCACTGGTCCGCCGGATCGTGGCCTGCGTGGTCGCGTCTCCATCGCAATGA